The Salinibaculum sp. SYNS191 genome has a window encoding:
- a CDS encoding 3-dehydroquinate synthase II: MTRSVWLKADDEVGDWEDRKRRITAGLEAGVDWVLVDEDDVERVRELGEVNVAAFAGDDVHVLEAEDEGTEADATIVGKHGEGDGTVSLPSDFSGSADLSALRGDTNGEKGGYVRIRDEDYEAFAEAVAAESDYTIVIGEDWQIIPLENLIARIGEETTLVAGVQTAEEARTAYETLELGADAVLLDTDSPDEIRETVEVRDDMAREQLELTYAEVTDVEQTGSADRVCIDTSKMMDHDEGMLVGSMSRGLFFVHAETAESPYVASRPFRVNAGAVHAYVRTPGGETKYLSEVGSGTEVQVVDTAGNTREAIVGRAKIEKRPMFRIEAEVTAEDGETDRIETLLQNAETIKVNTRAGGRKAVTDLEAGDEILVYYEDTARHFGEAVEESIIEK; encoded by the coding sequence ATGACACGCTCCGTCTGGCTGAAAGCAGACGACGAGGTTGGCGACTGGGAGGACCGGAAGCGTCGCATCACCGCCGGGCTGGAGGCGGGGGTCGACTGGGTGCTCGTCGACGAGGACGACGTCGAGCGCGTCCGCGAACTCGGCGAGGTCAACGTCGCCGCCTTCGCCGGCGACGACGTCCACGTCCTCGAAGCCGAAGACGAGGGAACCGAGGCCGACGCGACCATCGTCGGCAAACACGGCGAGGGCGACGGCACCGTCTCCCTGCCCAGCGACTTCTCCGGCTCCGCGGACCTGTCGGCGCTCCGCGGCGACACCAACGGAGAGAAGGGCGGGTACGTCCGCATCCGCGATGAGGACTACGAGGCCTTCGCCGAGGCCGTCGCTGCCGAGTCCGACTACACAATCGTCATCGGCGAGGACTGGCAGATAATCCCGCTGGAGAACCTCATCGCCCGCATCGGCGAGGAGACCACGCTCGTCGCCGGCGTCCAGACCGCCGAGGAGGCCCGCACCGCCTACGAGACGCTCGAACTCGGCGCGGACGCCGTCCTGCTCGACACGGACAGCCCCGACGAGATACGCGAGACCGTCGAGGTCCGCGACGACATGGCCCGCGAGCAACTCGAACTGACCTACGCCGAGGTCACCGACGTCGAGCAGACCGGCTCGGCGGACCGCGTCTGCATCGACACCAGCAAGATGATGGACCACGACGAGGGCATGCTCGTCGGCTCGATGTCCCGCGGCCTCTTCTTCGTCCACGCCGAAACCGCCGAGTCGCCCTACGTCGCCTCTCGCCCGTTCCGCGTCAACGCTGGCGCTGTCCACGCCTACGTCCGCACGCCAGGCGGCGAGACGAAGTACCTCTCGGAGGTCGGCAGCGGCACCGAGGTCCAGGTCGTCGACACCGCGGGCAACACCCGCGAGGCTATCGTCGGCCGGGCGAAGATAGAGAAACGGCCGATGTTCCGCATCGAGGCCGAAGTCACGGCCGAGGACGGCGAGACCGACCGCATCGAGACGCTGCTGCAGAACGCGGAGACTATCAAGGTCAACACCCGCGCCGGGGGCCGCAAGGCCGTCACCGACCTGGAAGCCGGCGACGAGATTCTCGTCTACTACGAGGACACCGCTCGCCACTTCGGCGAGGCCGTCGAGGAGAGCATCATCGAGAAGTGA
- a CDS encoding zinc ribbon domain-containing protein: MSDTTPRGRTGRKRPWLAALLAVLYPGLGHIYLRKWGRALLWFVVIITASTFLIPPDAVPSTLSLDALVDAGQAVPLPVSLAILTLTFLSMADAYWLARRTAEDVQTGTQGPATTTTDSETQTCPNCGKELDDDLDFCHWCTTELQTSAED, from the coding sequence GTGAGTGACACCACACCGCGCGGACGGACGGGTCGGAAGCGACCCTGGTTGGCGGCCCTGCTGGCGGTTCTGTACCCCGGTCTGGGCCACATCTACCTGCGCAAGTGGGGGCGCGCGCTGTTGTGGTTCGTGGTCATCATTACGGCCAGCACGTTCCTCATCCCGCCGGACGCCGTTCCCTCGACGCTGTCGCTTGACGCGCTCGTCGACGCCGGGCAGGCGGTCCCGCTACCGGTCAGCCTCGCCATCCTGACGCTGACGTTCCTGAGCATGGCCGACGCGTACTGGCTCGCCCGGCGGACGGCGGAGGATGTCCAGACGGGGACACAGGGACCGGCCACGACGACCACCGACTCGGAGACACAGACCTGCCCGAACTGCGGGAAGGAACTCGACGACGACCTCGACTTCTGTCACTGGTGTACGACGGAACTGCAGACGAGCGCGGAGGACTAG
- a CDS encoding type I 3-dehydroquinate dehydratase encodes MDFDSFVLAASTADLAEEPAAREHADAVEFRMDLASDPLASLRGYAGALPVLATNRVEWEGGETPDTPERLAALEKALETPLVEAIDVELRAIREGNAGRVVEHARHQGVAVVVSVHDFEGTPTPERMRDLLAAACDHGDVGKLAVTAESPDDVLDLLTVTRAATRSGDRVATMAMGEPGRHSRAVAPLYGSRIGYAPVDPAAATAPGQYDLATLADLVERLQSG; translated from the coding sequence ATGGACTTCGACTCCTTCGTCCTCGCGGCGTCGACGGCCGACCTCGCCGAGGAACCGGCCGCGCGGGAACACGCCGACGCCGTGGAGTTCCGCATGGACCTCGCCAGCGACCCGCTGGCGTCGCTGCGGGGATACGCGGGCGCGCTCCCGGTGCTCGCGACGAACCGCGTCGAGTGGGAGGGCGGCGAGACGCCGGACACGCCGGAGCGACTCGCTGCGCTCGAGAAGGCGCTCGAAACGCCCCTGGTGGAGGCCATCGACGTCGAGCTCCGGGCGATCCGGGAGGGGAACGCGGGCCGCGTCGTCGAGCACGCCCGCCACCAGGGCGTGGCCGTGGTCGTCTCCGTCCACGACTTCGAGGGGACGCCCACCCCCGAACGGATGCGGGACCTGCTCGCGGCGGCCTGCGACCACGGCGACGTGGGAAAACTGGCCGTGACGGCCGAGTCCCCGGACGACGTGCTCGATTTGCTCACTGTCACGCGGGCGGCGACCCGCAGCGGGGACAGGGTGGCGACGATGGCGATGGGCGAACCGGGTCGTCACAGCCGCGCCGTCGCGCCGCTGTACGGCTCGCGAATCGGGTACGCCCCGGTCGACCCCGCGGCGGCGACGGCACCCGGACAGTACGACCTCGCGACGCTCGCGGACCTCGTCGAACGGCTCCAGTCGGGGTGA